Proteins found in one Prochlorothrix hollandica PCC 9006 = CALU 1027 genomic segment:
- the aroB gene encoding 3-dehydroquinate synthase, whose protein sequence is MAAIIPIPLPQNSYNVVIAAGELSALGTWMTGEVMVGQMGKRALLVSNPTVFAHYGETALASLRAAGFEVAHHLIPDGEQYKTLDAIAAIYNAALAHRLERSSVMVALGGGVVGDMTGFAAATWLRGISFVQVPTSLLAMVDASIGGKTGVNHPQGKNLIGAFHQPRLVLIDPDVLATLPEREFRAGMAEVIKYGVIWDLGLFERLEQSAACDRYDRTSPDLLHHILVQSCQAKADVVSRDEKEGGLRAILNYGHTLGHAIESLMNYEGIVHGEGVALGMVAAGHLAHRLGLWSGAENQRQQGLIDKAQLPRQIPPQLSIEAMVDLLASDKKVKDGKVRFVLPTAIGSVTITDQVPGDLIGSVVADLQVPGGS, encoded by the coding sequence ATGGCTGCCATCATTCCCATTCCCCTGCCCCAAAATTCCTATAACGTCGTCATTGCGGCGGGGGAGTTATCCGCCTTGGGAACCTGGATGACCGGTGAGGTGATGGTGGGTCAGATGGGGAAACGGGCGTTATTGGTGTCCAATCCTACGGTTTTTGCCCACTATGGGGAAACGGCCCTGGCTTCCCTCCGTGCCGCCGGGTTTGAGGTGGCCCATCATTTGATTCCCGACGGGGAACAGTACAAAACGTTGGATGCGATCGCGGCGATTTATAACGCAGCCCTGGCCCATCGTCTGGAGCGATCGTCGGTGATGGTGGCCCTGGGGGGTGGGGTGGTGGGAGATATGACCGGGTTTGCCGCCGCCACTTGGCTACGGGGGATTTCCTTTGTCCAGGTGCCCACGTCCCTGCTGGCCATGGTGGATGCGTCCATCGGCGGCAAAACGGGGGTGAACCATCCCCAGGGGAAAAATTTGATTGGGGCATTCCACCAACCCCGCTTGGTGCTGATTGATCCGGATGTCTTGGCCACATTGCCAGAACGGGAGTTTCGGGCGGGGATGGCGGAGGTGATTAAGTATGGGGTGATTTGGGATCTGGGGCTGTTTGAGCGGTTGGAACAGTCTGCGGCCTGCGATCGCTACGATCGTACCTCCCCCGACCTGCTCCACCATATCTTGGTGCAATCCTGCCAAGCCAAGGCGGATGTGGTCAGCCGAGACGAAAAGGAAGGGGGGCTGCGGGCCATTCTCAACTATGGCCACACCCTGGGCCATGCCATCGAAAGTTTGATGAACTATGAGGGCATTGTCCACGGGGAAGGGGTGGCCCTGGGGATGGTGGCGGCGGGTCATTTGGCCCACCGCTTGGGGCTGTGGTCAGGGGCGGAGAACCAACGCCAGCAGGGGTTGATCGACAAGGCCCAGTTACCTCGCCAGATTCCTCCCCAGTTGTCGATCGAGGCCATGGTCGATCTCTTGGCGAGCGATAAAAAGGTGAAGGACGGTAAGGTGCGGTTTGTGTTGCCGACGGCGATCGGATCGGTGACGATTACGGATCAGGTGCCGGGGGATCTGATTGGATCTGTGGTGGCGGATCTCCAAGTTCCTGGGGGTTCCTAG
- a CDS encoding beta-ketoacyl-ACP synthase III, whose product MTGSGSAVPDSRLTNQDLSNVVETSDEWIRTRTGIRERCLASPTDSLGALATAAAHQALEQSGVAAIDLDLIVLATSTADDLFGSAAVVQANLGATHAAVFDLTAACSGFIFAMVTAAQFIQTGTYRRVLVIGADVLSRWVDWDDRGTCVLFGDGAGAVVMQAHDSNQFLGFELCSNGSLNSCLNLAYAAEAYPLHPKATVSKGRYSPVTMNGKEVYRFAVNRVPEVIEKALFRANVPLEQVDWFVLHQANQRILDAVADRLKIPPEKMLSNLASYGNTSAASIPLVIHEAVQAGKIQPGQTLATAGFGAGLSWGSAIFRWGLG is encoded by the coding sequence ATTACAGGTAGTGGCTCAGCCGTTCCAGATTCGCGGTTAACGAACCAGGATCTCAGTAACGTGGTTGAGACTTCTGACGAATGGATTCGCACCCGCACTGGCATTCGGGAGCGGTGTTTAGCCAGTCCCACGGATTCCCTGGGGGCATTGGCCACTGCTGCCGCCCACCAAGCCCTGGAACAGAGCGGTGTGGCCGCGATCGATCTAGATTTGATCGTCTTGGCCACCTCCACCGCCGATGATTTGTTTGGCAGCGCCGCTGTGGTACAGGCCAACTTAGGGGCGACCCATGCGGCTGTGTTTGATCTCACTGCTGCTTGCTCTGGGTTCATCTTTGCCATGGTGACGGCGGCCCAGTTTATCCAAACGGGCACCTACCGCCGGGTTTTGGTCATTGGCGCTGATGTGCTATCCCGCTGGGTGGATTGGGACGATCGCGGCACCTGTGTTCTCTTTGGAGACGGCGCAGGGGCTGTGGTGATGCAGGCCCATGACAGCAACCAGTTTCTGGGGTTTGAACTCTGTAGCAATGGCAGTTTAAATAGTTGCCTCAACCTAGCCTACGCAGCGGAAGCCTACCCCCTGCACCCCAAGGCCACGGTGTCGAAGGGTCGCTATAGCCCGGTGACCATGAATGGCAAAGAGGTCTATCGGTTTGCGGTGAACCGGGTGCCGGAAGTGATTGAAAAAGCCCTGTTTCGGGCCAATGTTCCCCTGGAGCAAGTGGACTGGTTTGTGTTGCACCAGGCCAACCAGCGGATTTTAGACGCGGTGGCCGATCGCCTTAAAATCCCGCCGGAGAAAATGCTGAGTAATTTAGCCAGCTATGGCAACACCTCGGCAGCGTCCATTCCCCTGGTGATCCATGAGGCGGTGCAGGCGGGCAAAATTCAGCCCGGACAGACCCTGGCCACCGCAGGATTTGGGGCTGGACTAAGCTGGGGTTCGGCGATTTTTCGCTGGGGCTTAGGTTAA
- a CDS encoding PAS domain S-box protein, translating into MEKFPLIKILRSAQRTFLNYFYSQRLSVPQFLGFVFLTLLGYLGNYYKYPLSFGLDFIFGSIAVILVLKWYPPLWGIIAAIIVSSYTYVAWEHPWAMIIFTAEALVIRVCLHRNQHNIVIVDILYWLLLGAPLVGYFYQTKLDFEWDPALLVILKQSLNGIFNAIVAGLILTYTPQIFTKQKNFSPVNRSLHRLQQPQRSTLTHTSGSLAREPSLKRQSGISFQLVVFNLLSIFILVPLLLQMVTTINRELVRINTEIPAVLINQGQSTTQVISNWYEEAQAAVEELALVTAALGDDESIYRELKQLTILTRSITQFHIYQLKPSQDGLQGNQLPRFQHYSSDPLGNQTTTLNPLKPSDQQGVPVATLTWAWQQVSQKPQTLITPIPITTDAQSQTISLYIVAPIQRTGSLNGVAIGVLSLDRLNTLLQTQKGRYPLEFHILDSKKRLLASSDTTFIPLATLPGLTQGTQKTMGSDGVYQWQPLEGNIMNRWRKSFYGLDIPLEIGSGWELSIHLSPLNYIDNLQQFQISNLSLMLLLLGLALPAAAWVSQRLVTPLFRLAKTTTDIPQKIWEQTPIPWPQNTIGELALLSNNFQGVATVLQQQFREIQGAKVTLEQRVKARTLELEESQKKLAQLAAIVEFSDDAMWSQDLEGRIQSWNRGAERIFGYNAEEMIGESIDRLIPLDLRDERLNIVLQVQQGRSVDHYESIRLHKDGHPITVSTTLSPIKDAEGTVIGASSIKRDITQQKTIEIALQNSEERYRVLVSHAPVGIFQTDDQGHYRYVNPYWQTIMGLTGDNGLGDAWIRTIAPIDQDRVLSQWNNLLGDGVPFELEYRIQTPQGLVQWVAVSALEVRDKNGQISGYFGTLINVTDRRHAEEQLRQALHRERSGTLMIQQIRQTLDLDTIFQTATAELQQLLDCDRVCVYHFNPDWSGQFVAEAKMPELASLQNPPQNISDTYLQETQGGRYRTHEAVYANDVLNQNYSDCHLELLAFFQAKSFYTVGIFVGPNLWGILGSYHCQPHSWSEEEGKLIQQVGDQLGVAIQQGELVLQLQQQSAELLQAKNQAEAANQAKSEFLANMSHEIRTPMNAVLGFSDLLKPFTTQNARAESYLNAIISSGATLLALINDILDLSKIEVGKLQLHYEPVDLRVLIQEIQRIFSIQAQSKNLSLEVEIDTALPPLVLLDEVRIRQILFNVVGNALKFTEQGGVKICLHPCRDRSQISGDSLCLVMRIEDTGIGISPEQQDYIFAAFNQSEGQSNRKYGGTGLGLTITQRLVRMLGGDVTLTSQLGQGSALTFHFPNLQVVHQDLLPRVSVSVDSNLNELAPTRILVADDVEFNRALLAGYFQATHHTLYFAQNGQEAVWISQVSQPDLILLDLRMPVMDGYEAAQILAEDPRTQTIPVIVLTASCSAEEEESIKSWCDGFLRQPVSRSQLITVLHSVLKTASPRGSVSPSLDSQGQGATLLDIAPGTSSRVSSKNLQPTPEQLAAVVVHLQQELTITWPTLNKTLAIQPLEEFVQRLQEWGHQYCCPDLIAYAQTLGQQLDDFDWDQIPSKVEGFKDVVEFISQKQSSTHGD; encoded by the coding sequence ATGGAAAAATTCCCACTAATTAAAATATTGCGATCGGCCCAACGCACCTTCCTAAACTATTTTTACAGCCAGCGGCTTTCAGTCCCCCAGTTTTTAGGCTTTGTATTCTTAACCCTCTTGGGCTATTTAGGAAATTATTATAAATACCCCCTATCCTTCGGCTTAGATTTTATCTTTGGTAGCATCGCCGTTATTCTGGTTCTAAAGTGGTATCCCCCCCTCTGGGGTATTATCGCCGCCATCATTGTTAGCAGCTATACCTATGTGGCATGGGAACATCCCTGGGCCATGATTATTTTTACTGCGGAAGCCCTAGTCATTCGGGTCTGTCTCCACCGTAATCAGCACAATATTGTTATCGTTGACATTTTATATTGGTTATTGCTAGGAGCGCCCTTAGTTGGTTATTTTTATCAAACCAAATTAGATTTTGAATGGGATCCGGCTCTACTCGTTATTTTAAAGCAATCCCTTAATGGCATTTTCAACGCGATCGTGGCGGGCTTAATTTTAACCTATACACCTCAAATTTTTACGAAACAAAAAAACTTTAGCCCAGTAAATCGATCGCTCCATCGACTTCAACAACCCCAGCGATCGACCTTGACCCATACCTCAGGCTCTCTAGCTAGGGAGCCGAGCCTTAAACGGCAGTCAGGCATCTCCTTCCAGTTAGTTGTATTCAACTTACTCTCGATTTTTATCCTAGTGCCCTTGCTGCTACAAATGGTAACCACCATTAACCGTGAATTAGTTCGCATCAATACCGAAATTCCAGCCGTCCTTATCAACCAAGGCCAGAGCACCACTCAAGTGATCAGCAACTGGTACGAAGAAGCTCAAGCTGCGGTGGAGGAACTGGCCCTAGTCACCGCTGCATTAGGAGATGATGAATCCATTTACCGTGAGCTGAAGCAACTGACAATTTTGACTCGTTCAATTACTCAATTTCATATTTATCAGCTTAAACCAAGTCAAGATGGCCTACAGGGTAACCAACTGCCTAGATTTCAACACTATTCTAGCGATCCCTTAGGAAATCAAACGACTACTCTAAACCCCCTAAAACCATCAGATCAGCAAGGGGTTCCGGTGGCGACATTGACCTGGGCTTGGCAACAGGTTAGTCAAAAGCCGCAAACCCTAATCACACCCATTCCCATTACAACCGACGCTCAATCCCAAACTATCAGCCTCTATATCGTCGCCCCCATCCAGCGCACGGGAAGCCTCAATGGAGTTGCCATTGGGGTATTAAGTCTGGATCGACTGAATACATTGCTCCAAACCCAGAAGGGTCGCTATCCCCTAGAGTTTCATATCCTCGACTCTAAAAAACGATTACTCGCCAGTAGTGACACCACCTTTATTCCCTTAGCCACTCTCCCCGGCTTGACCCAGGGTACCCAGAAAACCATGGGTAGTGATGGGGTCTACCAGTGGCAACCCTTGGAGGGTAATATCATGAACCGGTGGCGGAAATCGTTTTATGGATTAGATATTCCCCTCGAAATTGGCAGCGGTTGGGAGCTTAGTATCCATCTTTCTCCCCTCAACTATATTGACAACCTTCAGCAATTTCAAATCAGTAACTTAAGTTTAATGTTATTGCTATTGGGCTTAGCCCTACCCGCCGCAGCCTGGGTCAGTCAGCGTCTGGTAACGCCCCTATTCCGTTTGGCTAAGACTACCACCGATATTCCCCAGAAGATTTGGGAGCAAACCCCCATTCCCTGGCCCCAGAACACCATTGGGGAACTTGCCCTCCTCAGCAATAATTTCCAAGGTGTGGCCACCGTTCTCCAGCAGCAGTTTCGGGAAATCCAAGGGGCCAAGGTTACCTTAGAGCAACGGGTTAAGGCTCGCACTTTGGAACTGGAAGAAAGTCAGAAAAAGTTAGCCCAATTGGCGGCGATCGTTGAGTTTTCTGATGATGCCATGTGGAGCCAGGATCTAGAGGGTAGGATTCAAAGCTGGAACCGGGGAGCGGAGCGAATTTTTGGCTACAACGCTGAAGAAATGATTGGGGAGTCTATTGATCGATTGATTCCGCTAGATCTTAGGGATGAACGGTTGAACATTGTCTTACAGGTGCAGCAGGGGCGATCCGTTGACCACTATGAAAGTATTCGTCTCCATAAGGATGGCCATCCCATTACCGTATCAACTACCCTATCTCCCATTAAAGATGCCGAGGGAACTGTGATCGGAGCATCCTCCATCAAGCGGGATATTACTCAACAGAAAACCATTGAAATAGCTCTGCAAAATAGTGAAGAACGGTACCGGGTCTTAGTTAGCCATGCTCCCGTCGGTATTTTCCAAACCGACGATCAAGGTCACTACCGTTATGTTAATCCCTACTGGCAAACCATCATGGGATTAACGGGGGATAATGGACTCGGTGATGCTTGGATCAGAACTATTGCCCCCATCGATCAAGACCGAGTCTTAAGCCAGTGGAATAATCTCCTGGGGGACGGGGTTCCCTTTGAGTTGGAATATCGTATACAAACCCCCCAAGGGTTGGTGCAATGGGTAGCGGTCAGTGCCTTAGAGGTCAGGGATAAGAACGGTCAAATTAGCGGCTATTTCGGTACCTTAATTAACGTCACAGACCGACGACATGCAGAAGAACAGTTGCGTCAAGCGTTGCATCGGGAACGATCGGGCACCTTGATGATCCAGCAGATTCGCCAAACCTTGGACTTAGACACCATTTTCCAGACGGCCACCGCTGAACTGCAACAGTTACTCGACTGCGATCGGGTTTGTGTTTATCACTTCAACCCCGACTGGAGCGGTCAGTTTGTGGCGGAAGCTAAGATGCCTGAGCTGGCTTCTCTCCAGAATCCCCCTCAAAACATTAGTGACACCTATCTCCAAGAAACCCAAGGCGGTCGGTATAGGACCCATGAAGCTGTTTATGCCAATGATGTTTTAAATCAAAATTACAGTGACTGCCATCTAGAACTCTTAGCTTTTTTCCAGGCAAAATCGTTCTACACCGTGGGGATCTTTGTAGGGCCAAATCTCTGGGGAATCCTAGGCAGTTACCACTGTCAACCCCACTCCTGGAGTGAGGAGGAAGGCAAACTCATCCAGCAGGTGGGAGATCAATTGGGGGTCGCTATTCAGCAAGGGGAACTGGTGTTGCAGCTCCAACAACAGTCGGCTGAACTGCTCCAAGCCAAGAACCAAGCAGAAGCCGCTAATCAGGCTAAAAGTGAGTTTTTAGCGAACATGAGCCATGAAATCCGTACCCCCATGAATGCCGTTTTAGGATTTTCTGATCTCCTGAAACCCTTCACCACCCAAAATGCCAGAGCCGAAAGCTACCTCAATGCCATCATTAGCAGTGGTGCCACCTTATTAGCCTTAATTAATGACATTTTAGACCTCTCTAAAATTGAAGTGGGCAAACTGCAACTCCACTATGAACCAGTGGATTTACGGGTATTAATTCAGGAAATTCAACGTATTTTCAGCATCCAAGCCCAATCCAAAAATCTGAGTTTGGAGGTGGAGATTGATACCGCCTTACCCCCCTTGGTGCTTTTGGACGAGGTACGAATTCGGCAAATTCTCTTTAATGTGGTGGGCAATGCCCTCAAGTTCACCGAGCAAGGAGGAGTCAAGATTTGTCTACATCCCTGCCGCGATCGTAGCCAAATCTCTGGTGACTCCCTCTGCTTAGTCATGAGGATTGAAGATACGGGTATTGGGATTTCCCCCGAACAACAGGACTATATTTTTGCAGCCTTTAACCAAAGTGAAGGCCAAAGTAATCGTAAATACGGCGGTACGGGTCTGGGCCTAACCATTACGCAGCGCCTGGTACGGATGCTGGGGGGAGACGTGACCTTAACCAGTCAACTGGGCCAGGGCAGTGCCTTGACCTTTCATTTCCCCAACCTCCAGGTCGTCCATCAAGATCTCTTGCCTAGGGTGTCCGTCAGTGTTGATAGCAACCTCAATGAATTGGCACCCACACGCATTTTAGTAGCCGATGATGTGGAGTTTAACCGTGCTCTGTTGGCCGGTTACTTTCAGGCAACCCACCACACCCTCTATTTTGCTCAAAATGGCCAGGAAGCAGTGTGGATCAGCCAAGTCAGCCAACCGGATCTAATTCTCTTGGATTTACGAATGCCGGTGATGGATGGCTATGAAGCTGCTCAGATCCTGGCTGAGGATCCCCGCACCCAAACCATTCCCGTTATTGTTCTGACCGCATCCTGTAGTGCCGAGGAAGAGGAATCGATTAAATCCTGGTGTGATGGCTTTCTCCGGCAACCGGTCAGTCGATCGCAGTTAATCACCGTGCTCCACAGTGTTCTAAAGACCGCGTCCCCTAGGGGTTCTGTCTCCCCCAGCCTCGACTCCCAAGGCCAAGGTGCTACACTGCTAGACATAGCCCCAGGCACATCTTCAAGGGTGTCTTCCAAAAATCTACAACCCACCCCAGAACAGTTAGCGGCGGTGGTGGTACATCTTCAGCAGGAGCTGACCATAACCTGGCCTACCCTCAACAAAACCCTAGCTATTCAGCCCTTAGAGGAATTTGTGCAACGGTTACAAGAGTGGGGCCATCAATACTGTTGTCCTGATTTAATAGCCTATGCCCAGACTTTGGGTCAACAGTTAGATGATTTTGACTGGGATCAGATTCCTAGTAAGGTTGAAGGGTTTAAGGATGTAGTGGAGTTCATCAGTCAAAAACAATCCTCTACCCATGGGGACTGA
- a CDS encoding dihydrolipoamide acetyltransferase family protein — MIHEVFMPALSSTMTEGKIVDWVKSPGDKVEKGETVVIVESDKADMDVETFYEGYLATIIVPAGESAPVGAPIALVAETEAEIETAKQQAATKAAPAAAPAAAPAATPAAAPVAASSVAPSAPSAPVPSGRVIVSPRARKLAKSLGVDLASLKGSGPHGRIVAADVEAFSGNGTTTPAAPTPVATPTAAAVSAAPIAAAPIAAAPIAAAPVPAPAVPGQVVPFNTLQKAVISTMMNSLQVPTFHVGYTITTTALDALYQQLKSKGVTMSALLAKAVAVTLQKHPVVNASYSDAGIQYSGAINIAVAVAMADGGLITPVLQRADQMDLYSLSRSWKDLVDRSRLKQLQPQEYNSGTFTLSNLGMFGVDRFDAILPPGQGSILAIGASRPTVVASEDGSIAVRRQMQVNITCDHRIIYGADAANFLKNLATLIETNPQSLTL, encoded by the coding sequence ATGATCCACGAAGTTTTCATGCCAGCACTCAGTTCCACCATGACTGAGGGAAAAATCGTTGACTGGGTTAAATCACCCGGCGACAAGGTGGAAAAAGGTGAAACCGTCGTGATCGTTGAGTCCGACAAAGCAGATATGGACGTGGAGACCTTCTATGAGGGTTATCTTGCCACCATCATTGTGCCCGCTGGAGAGAGTGCGCCCGTGGGTGCGCCCATTGCCCTCGTGGCGGAAACCGAAGCAGAAATTGAGACCGCTAAACAACAAGCCGCCACCAAAGCTGCCCCGGCTGCTGCTCCGGCTGCTGCCCCTGCCGCGACCCCGGCTGCTGCCCCAGTTGCCGCCTCCAGTGTAGCCCCGTCTGCCCCTAGTGCTCCCGTGCCCAGTGGCCGCGTCATTGTCTCTCCCCGCGCCCGCAAACTAGCCAAATCCCTTGGGGTTGATCTGGCCAGCCTCAAGGGCAGTGGTCCCCATGGCCGCATTGTGGCCGCTGATGTGGAAGCCTTCAGCGGCAACGGAACCACGACTCCCGCCGCTCCAACCCCTGTGGCCACCCCCACGGCTGCTGCGGTGTCTGCTGCTCCCATTGCTGCTGCGCCCATTGCTGCTGCGCCCATTGCTGCCGCCCCAGTGCCTGCCCCCGCCGTACCAGGGCAAGTCGTTCCCTTCAACACCCTGCAAAAGGCCGTCATCAGCACCATGATGAACAGCCTCCAGGTGCCCACCTTCCATGTGGGCTACACCATCACCACCACGGCTCTGGATGCCCTCTATCAGCAACTGAAATCGAAGGGGGTGACCATGTCGGCGCTGTTGGCCAAGGCAGTAGCCGTGACCCTGCAAAAGCATCCGGTGGTCAATGCCAGCTATAGCGACGCAGGGATCCAATATTCCGGAGCCATCAATATTGCGGTGGCGGTGGCCATGGCCGATGGGGGGTTGATTACTCCGGTGTTGCAGCGGGCCGATCAGATGGATCTCTATTCCCTGTCCCGTTCTTGGAAAGATTTAGTCGATCGCTCCCGCCTCAAGCAGTTGCAACCCCAGGAATACAATTCCGGTACCTTTACCCTGTCCAACTTGGGGATGTTTGGGGTCGATCGCTTTGATGCCATTTTGCCCCCCGGTCAAGGCTCTATTTTGGCCATTGGTGCATCCCGTCCCACGGTGGTGGCCTCGGAGGATGGCTCGATCGCCGTCCGTCGCCAAATGCAGGTCAATATTACCTGCGATCACCGCATCATCTATGGGGCTGATGCCGCTAATTTCCTCAAGAATTTGGCCACCCTCATTGAAACCAACCCCCAATCCTTGACCCTGTAG
- the plsX gene encoding phosphate acyltransferase PlsX yields the protein MGSTRARIAIDAMGGDHAPREIVLGAIQARQELDVEVVLVGDPKQIEASFPPDASASDFRIVEAEGAVAMDEDALGALRRKPKASINVAMDLVKKGEADAVISAGHSGAVMAAALLRLGRIPGVDRPAIGVLLPTVIPNQQVLVLDVGANVDCRPQFLDQFAVMGSAYSRIVMGVTDPKVGLLNIGEEETKGNDLALRTYQLLQHNTRIHFVGNAEGRDVLSGHFDVIVCDGFVGNVLLKFAEAIGEAFLGVFREELPKGLHGKIGSLLVKPNLKKVRRRIDHAEHGGGLLLGVAGICLIGHGSSKADSVCNAVRAAKEAVDRKVLDQMQFPAEVAQKAKAAAVASASPADSGAESDGTRSEAAPTSGAV from the coding sequence ATGGGTTCAACTCGCGCGCGGATTGCAATAGACGCTATGGGTGGTGACCATGCTCCCCGAGAAATCGTACTCGGAGCCATCCAAGCTCGCCAGGAACTTGATGTTGAAGTAGTGCTAGTGGGGGACCCCAAGCAAATTGAGGCATCCTTCCCCCCCGATGCGTCTGCCAGTGACTTTAGGATTGTGGAAGCAGAGGGGGCAGTGGCGATGGATGAGGACGCTTTAGGTGCCCTCCGCCGCAAACCCAAGGCATCCATCAATGTGGCCATGGATTTGGTCAAAAAAGGAGAGGCCGATGCAGTCATCTCCGCAGGGCACTCCGGAGCCGTCATGGCTGCTGCCCTGCTGCGGCTTGGGCGCATCCCAGGGGTCGATCGTCCGGCCATTGGGGTTCTGCTGCCGACGGTGATTCCCAATCAACAGGTGCTGGTGCTGGATGTGGGGGCCAATGTGGATTGTCGCCCCCAATTCCTGGATCAGTTTGCGGTGATGGGTTCCGCCTATAGCCGCATTGTCATGGGGGTTACGGATCCCAAAGTCGGACTGCTTAACATTGGTGAAGAGGAGACTAAGGGCAATGATCTGGCCCTCCGCACTTACCAACTGTTGCAGCACAACACCCGTATCCATTTTGTGGGCAACGCCGAAGGGCGGGATGTGCTGTCGGGCCACTTTGATGTCATCGTCTGCGATGGTTTTGTGGGCAATGTCTTGCTCAAGTTCGCTGAGGCCATCGGGGAAGCCTTCTTAGGGGTCTTCCGGGAAGAACTGCCCAAGGGACTCCACGGTAAAATTGGGTCGCTATTGGTGAAGCCAAACCTGAAAAAGGTGCGCCGCCGCATCGACCATGCCGAACATGGGGGCGGCTTGCTGCTGGGGGTGGCGGGCATTTGCCTCATCGGCCACGGCAGTTCCAAGGCTGATTCCGTCTGCAATGCGGTGCGAGCCGCCAAGGAAGCGGTCGATCGCAAGGTCCTGGATCAAATGCAGTTTCCCGCTGAGGTGGCCCAAAAAGCCAAAGCAGCAGCCGTGGCCAGTGCCTCCCCAGCCGACTCTGGGGCTGAATCCGATGGAACGCGATCGGAAGCTGCACCCACCTCTGGGGCAGTCTAG
- a CDS encoding (2Fe-2S) ferredoxin domain-containing protein, translated as MPKPRCILVCQHRSCQRNGSEAVLEALAALGLPGVFASGTDCLGQCSSGPTVQVLPDRAWYCRVTVADVATIAQDHLLDDRPVQRLLHPRFHPVFDLPNPDRDPRNPQELGDPPPQIQSDPPAPDP; from the coding sequence ATGCCTAAACCCCGCTGTATTCTGGTGTGTCAACATCGCTCTTGCCAGCGCAATGGTTCGGAAGCGGTGTTAGAGGCGTTGGCGGCATTAGGGTTGCCGGGGGTTTTTGCCAGTGGTACGGACTGCCTGGGACAATGTAGTTCTGGCCCGACAGTACAGGTATTGCCCGATCGCGCCTGGTACTGTCGCGTCACCGTGGCAGATGTGGCCACCATTGCCCAAGACCATTTACTGGACGATCGACCCGTGCAGCGTCTCCTCCATCCCCGCTTTCACCCCGTGTTCGATCTCCCCAACCCAGACCGTGATCCTAGGAACCCCCAGGAACTTGGAGATCCGCCACCACAGATCCAATCAGATCCCCCGGCACCTGATCCGTAA
- the fabD gene encoding ACP S-malonyltransferase produces the protein MMTTAWVFPGQGSQATGMGADLFDRADSQDKLQQAEKILGWSVAERCHSPIEELSRTLYTQPCLYTVECLLVDLLRNQGSLPDYGAGHSLGEYVALYGAGVFDFETGLRLVHQRSQLMDQVSGGQMAALMGFDREALDQAIAAIEGVVLANDNNPGQVVISGTPTAIETLLGQVKTKRAQILKVSGAFHSPLMADAARQYQTILDGATFGPGTFPVLSNVDPDPSIDPEILKDRLSQQMTGSVRWRETSLKLAKLGVETVTEVGPGKVLTGLIKRTCEGMTLRNVTAAADL, from the coding sequence ATCATGACAACCGCATGGGTTTTTCCGGGTCAAGGGTCCCAAGCCACTGGTATGGGGGCAGACCTCTTCGATCGCGCCGACAGCCAAGATAAGCTCCAGCAAGCAGAAAAAATCCTGGGTTGGTCCGTGGCGGAGCGCTGCCACAGCCCCATCGAAGAACTATCCCGAACCCTCTACACCCAACCCTGTCTCTACACTGTGGAATGCTTATTGGTGGATCTACTGCGCAACCAGGGATCTTTACCGGACTATGGGGCAGGCCATAGCCTGGGGGAATATGTGGCCCTCTATGGGGCGGGGGTTTTTGATTTTGAAACGGGGTTGCGGCTGGTGCACCAACGATCGCAGCTCATGGATCAGGTGTCTGGAGGGCAAATGGCAGCCCTGATGGGCTTCGATCGCGAGGCGTTGGATCAGGCGATCGCGGCCATTGAGGGGGTCGTCCTAGCCAACGACAATAACCCCGGCCAGGTGGTGATCTCCGGCACTCCCACGGCGATCGAAACCCTCCTCGGCCAAGTCAAAACCAAACGTGCCCAAATTCTCAAGGTCTCCGGTGCGTTCCACTCTCCCCTCATGGCAGACGCAGCCCGTCAGTATCAAACCATCCTCGACGGGGCAACCTTTGGCCCTGGGACTTTTCCCGTACTCTCCAATGTGGATCCCGATCCCAGCATCGATCCGGAGATTCTCAAGGATCGCCTCAGCCAACAAATGACCGGCTCGGTGCGCTGGCGGGAAACCTCCCTGAAATTAGCCAAATTAGGCGTTGAAACCGTCACGGAAGTGGGTCCCGGCAAGGTTCTCACGGGTTTAATTAAACGGACCTGTGAGGGCATGACCCTACGCAATGTCACCGCTGCGGCTGATCTATAG